From a region of the Fusobacterium sp. FSA-380-WT-3A genome:
- the pncA gene encoding bifunctional nicotinamidase/pyrazinamidase, translating into MKALLLIDLQNDFCKNGALEVKDGDKVIIIGNLLMEKFKNSNNMILATKDWHPITHKSFASNSDGKIGEIGILNGLPQVWWPNHCVENTKGSEFHPDLNSKYIDKIIFKGTDKEIDSYSGFFDNGKLNKTELDSILKKNNVDTLYIMGLATDFCVKFTVLDALQLGYKVYLVEDGCRGVNLTPNSSLEAINEMKKKGAIIINSSEIL; encoded by the coding sequence ATGAAAGCTTTGTTATTAATAGACTTACAAAATGATTTTTGTAAAAATGGTGCTCTAGAAGTTAAAGATGGAGATAAAGTTATAATTATTGGAAATCTTCTTATGGAAAAATTTAAAAATTCTAATAATATGATACTAGCAACTAAAGATTGGCATCCAATAACTCATAAAAGTTTTGCTAGTAATTCTGATGGAAAAATTGGAGAGATTGGAATATTAAATGGTTTACCTCAAGTTTGGTGGCCAAACCATTGTGTTGAAAATACAAAGGGTAGTGAATTTCATCCTGACTTAAATTCTAAATATATAGATAAAATTATTTTTAAAGGAACAGATAAAGAAATTGATTCTTACAGTGGATTTTTCGATAATGGAAAATTAAATAAAACTGAACTAGACTCTATTTTAAAGAAAAATAATGTAGACACTCTATATATTATGGGATTAGCTACAGATTTCTGCGTAAAATTTACAGTATTAGATGCCCTTCAGTTAGGTTATAAAGTATATCTAGTTGAAGATGGTTGTAGAGGAGTAAATTTAACTCCTAATTCTTCATTAGAAGCTATTAATGAAATGAAGAAAAAAGGAGCTATTATTATTAATAGCTCTGAAATTTTATAA
- the mgtE gene encoding magnesium transporter has translation MFEKIVRELLEKKDLKGLQGVLNSETPVKIIEFFENNEENEKDLIILFRLLNKEKAAEVFAELDPDMQMKLISSINDEKLQGLLEELYFDDMIDFIEEMPSNVVKRVLENYKNENRSLINQFLSYEEDSAGSLMTIEYLSLKSNWTVKDSLLFIRKKVEELETIDVAYVTENKKLIGEISLKNLLISNDNDLIENVMNKNILYVTTSTNQEEAIDLFKKYDLTVLPVIDKENILVGIITIDDVVDAIEEENTEDFQKMAAMAPSKEEYLDSSVFQLAKNRLTWLLVLMVSATFTGTIISKYENIIEQMVVLAAAIPMLMDTGGNAGSQSSTLVIRGMALGEIKDSDCLKVLWKELRVSMIVGIGLGLVNFLRMKLILKNDLKISLLVSLTLGVVVIIAKLVGGLLPIGAKKLKLDPAIMAGPLVTTIVDALALVIYFYMAMLLYKDVLNI, from the coding sequence ATGTTTGAAAAAATAGTAAGAGAACTTCTTGAAAAAAAAGATTTAAAAGGATTACAAGGAGTTTTAAACTCTGAAACTCCTGTAAAAATTATTGAATTTTTTGAAAATAATGAAGAAAATGAAAAAGATTTAATAATTTTATTTAGGCTTCTAAATAAAGAAAAGGCAGCTGAAGTATTTGCTGAATTAGACCCTGATATGCAAATGAAACTAATAAGCTCTATCAATGACGAAAAGTTACAAGGACTTTTAGAAGAACTTTACTTTGATGATATGATAGATTTTATTGAAGAGATGCCTTCAAATGTTGTAAAAAGAGTTTTAGAAAACTATAAAAATGAAAATCGTTCTTTGATAAATCAATTTTTATCTTATGAGGAAGATTCTGCTGGAAGTTTAATGACAATAGAATATCTTTCTCTAAAAAGTAACTGGACTGTAAAAGATAGTCTTTTATTTATAAGAAAAAAAGTTGAAGAATTAGAGACTATAGATGTTGCTTATGTAACAGAAAACAAAAAACTTATTGGTGAAATTTCTTTAAAAAATTTATTAATTTCAAATGATAATGATTTAATAGAAAATGTCATGAATAAAAATATTTTATATGTTACAACTTCTACAAATCAAGAAGAAGCAATAGATTTATTTAAAAAATATGATTTAACAGTATTACCTGTTATTGACAAAGAAAATATATTAGTTGGAATTATCACAATAGATGATGTTGTGGATGCTATTGAAGAAGAAAATACAGAAGACTTCCAAAAAATGGCTGCTATGGCTCCAAGTAAAGAGGAGTATTTAGATTCATCTGTATTTCAACTAGCTAAAAATCGTCTAACTTGGCTTTTAGTTTTAATGGTTTCTGCTACTTTTACAGGTACAATTATAAGTAAATATGAAAATATTATTGAACAAATGGTAGTCCTTGCTGCAGCTATTCCAATGCTTATGGATACAGGTGGAAATGCTGGTTCTCAATCTTCTACACTTGTTATCAGAGGAATGGCTTTAGGAGAGATAAAAGATAGTGATTGCCTAAAAGTTTTATGGAAAGAGTTAAGAGTTAGTATGATTGTTGGTATAGGTTTAGGACTTGTTAATTTTTTACGTATGAAACTTATTTTAAAAAATGATTTAAAAATTTCCCTTTTAGTTTCTCTAACATTGGGAGTTGTGGTTATAATAGCAAAACTAGTTGGTGGATTACTTCCAATTGGAGCTAAAAAATTAAAACTTGACCCAGCTATAATGGCTGGACCATTAGTTACAACAATAGTAGATGCTTTGGCTCTAGTAATATATTTCTATATGGCTATGTTACTTTACAAAGATGTTTTAAATATATAA
- a CDS encoding GntR family transcriptional regulator — translation MNKVDKSSPIPLYIQVEEILKEMLFSKEYSNNFLPNEYELMNMLSVSRDTLRKAMKNLEIQGLIERIRGKGTRLNQKPEKINTTLSEWHSFTDEMSKKNQNLFYKYSIVEYCEAPEEVQNLFLSDQKVVKLIRAKGFKNPDVYFISYFNPIFLLEEDKDFMNGNFEKLYEYLEKKHNIIPEFSYEEISATMPDGDISKKLCIVDKNIPILCRKRKVYTLDNILIEYNLGFYRADKFTYNITLKNKIEE, via the coding sequence ATGAATAAAGTGGATAAATCATCTCCTATTCCTTTATATATACAAGTAGAAGAAATTTTAAAAGAAATGTTATTTAGTAAAGAATATTCTAATAATTTTTTACCTAATGAATATGAGCTTATGAACATGTTATCAGTTAGTAGAGATACTTTAAGAAAAGCTATGAAAAATTTAGAAATTCAAGGACTTATTGAAAGAATTAGAGGAAAAGGAACAAGGCTCAATCAAAAACCAGAAAAGATAAATACTACCCTTTCAGAATGGCATAGTTTTACAGACGAAATGAGTAAAAAAAATCAAAATCTTTTTTATAAATATTCAATAGTAGAATATTGTGAAGCTCCAGAAGAAGTACAGAATCTTTTTTTAAGTGACCAAAAAGTAGTAAAACTTATTCGAGCTAAAGGATTTAAAAATCCTGATGTATATTTTATAAGTTATTTTAATCCTATTTTTCTTTTAGAAGAAGATAAAGATTTTATGAATGGCAATTTTGAAAAATTATATGAGTATTTAGAAAAAAAACACAATATTATTCCTGAATTTTCTTATGAAGAAATAAGTGCTACTATGCCTGATGGAGATATATCTAAAAAATTATGTATTGTTGATAAAAATATTCCTATTCTTTGTAGAAAAAGAAAAGTTTATACACTAGATAATATTCTTATAGAATATAATTTAGGATTTTATCGTGCTGATAAATTTACTTATAATATAACTTTAAAAAATAAAATAGAAGAATAA
- a CDS encoding MalY/PatB family protein, translating to MDFNKIIDRHGTFCTQWDYIEDRFGKGNGDITPFSISDTDFEVPKEIYEGLLKRINHKIYGYSRWNHHEYKGAIKNWFLKRHNTNIEEEWIVYSPSVLYSISLILRFYLNKNNKKIMTHTPRYDGFSKLLSIYEVYDIQLKEIEKGVFITDFEKIENGFKEGVKVFLLCNPENPTGKVWSEEELKKLISLCKKYKVLLISDDIHMDILRKKYTPVLKLDIENCIIFSSPTKTFNTPALGGSYGIIPNEELRKKFLFYTKEIDSVSSASILSIISTIIAYNQCDYWVDELNKYILTNCEYVKTELDNYRKLKVYIPEATYLMWIDFKETNIKPQLLKETLIKECKVGIMFGEVYGDSTRMRLNVGCPKEKLILAVKGIKKALDILKNNV from the coding sequence ATGGATTTTAATAAAATTATTGATAGACATGGAACTTTTTGTACTCAATGGGATTATATAGAAGATAGATTTGGAAAAGGAAATGGTGATATTACACCATTTTCTATTTCTGATACTGATTTTGAAGTACCTAAAGAAATATATGAAGGACTTTTAAAAAGAATAAATCATAAAATATATGGTTATTCTAGGTGGAATCATCATGAATATAAAGGAGCTATTAAAAATTGGTTTTTAAAAAGACACAATACTAACATAGAGGAAGAGTGGATAGTTTATTCTCCATCTGTTTTATATAGTATTTCATTAATTTTAAGATTTTATTTAAATAAAAATAATAAAAAAATTATGACTCATACTCCTAGATATGATGGTTTTTCAAAACTATTATCAATTTATGAAGTCTATGATATTCAATTAAAAGAAATTGAAAAAGGAGTTTTTATAACTGATTTTGAAAAAATTGAAAATGGTTTTAAAGAAGGAGTAAAAGTATTTTTACTTTGTAATCCTGAAAATCCCACAGGAAAAGTCTGGTCAGAAGAAGAATTAAAAAAATTAATTTCTCTTTGCAAAAAATATAAAGTTTTATTAATTTCTGATGATATTCATATGGATATACTTAGAAAAAAATATACCCCTGTTTTAAAGTTAGATATTGAAAATTGTATTATTTTTAGTTCTCCTACTAAGACTTTTAATACTCCTGCTCTTGGTGGTTCATATGGTATTATTCCTAATGAAGAATTAAGAAAGAAATTCCTTTTTTATACAAAAGAAATTGATTCTGTTTCTTCAGCTAGTATTTTAAGTATTATTTCTACTATTATAGCTTATAATCAATGTGATTATTGGGTAGATGAATTAAATAAGTATATTTTAACTAATTGTGAATATGTAAAAACTGAATTAGATAACTATAGAAAATTAAAAGTTTATATACCTGAAGCAACTTATTTAATGTGGATTGATTTTAAGGAAACTAACATAAAACCTCAATTATTAAAAGAAACTTTAATAAAAGAATGTAAGGTAGGAATTATGTTTGGTGAAGTTTATGGAGATTCTACCAGAATGAGACTAAATGTTGGATGTCCAAAAGAAAAATTGATACTTGCTGTAAAAGGGATAAAAAAAGCTTTAGATATTTTAAAAAATAATGTATAA
- the malX gene encoding maltose/glucose-specific PTS transporter subunit IIBC, protein MKNNKISAWEFFQSLGKTFMLPVALLAAMGILLGIGAGFTGPTTVQSFPFLGNKILQLTFNFMIQVSLVVFSYLPLLFAVAIPLGLARENKEIAAFGGVVGYIAMQLGINFHLSSRGLLDVVDTKTILGIQSIDTGVLGGLICGIIVFFVHEKFKDIELSEAFSFFGGTRFVAIASAVILSLVGLVVPFIWPYFASGISKVGYVIQKSGNFGPFLFGAGEVLLLPFGLHHILVALIRFTEAGGSYINQAGEQIFGALNIFYNQFAQGHEFVSTEATKFLSQGKMPSLIFGLAGVAFTIYKTSFLENRKKIKGLLISAVIASAIGGITEPILFLFLFIAPILYLFHAIMYGLGFSVMAILGVKIGNTDGNLIDFFVFGVLQGTWTKWYLVIPVGIVWFFAYYFVFKWYIEKHNIQTPGRDSSEESKEILESGELNNYTAKLMLEGLGGKDNLVNIDNCITRLRLTLNDATIIDVNKIKKAGAIDVVKLSNTNIQVIIGPKVQVMRKQIEKLL, encoded by the coding sequence ATGAAAAATAACAAAATTAGTGCATGGGAATTTTTCCAAAGTTTAGGAAAAACATTTATGTTACCAGTGGCTCTACTAGCAGCTATGGGTATTTTATTAGGAATCGGAGCTGGATTTACAGGTCCTACAACTGTTCAATCATTTCCATTTTTAGGAAATAAAATTTTACAACTTACTTTTAATTTTATGATTCAAGTAAGTTTAGTAGTATTCTCATATTTACCATTATTATTTGCTGTAGCTATTCCTTTAGGTCTTGCTAGAGAAAATAAAGAAATCGCTGCTTTTGGAGGAGTTGTTGGTTATATTGCTATGCAACTTGGTATTAACTTCCATCTTTCTTCAAGAGGTTTATTAGATGTTGTGGATACTAAAACAATTCTAGGAATCCAAAGTATTGATACTGGAGTTTTAGGAGGTTTAATTTGTGGTATCATTGTGTTCTTTGTTCATGAAAAATTTAAGGATATAGAACTTTCTGAAGCTTTCTCTTTCTTTGGGGGAACTAGATTTGTTGCTATTGCTTCAGCTGTTATTCTATCATTGGTTGGTTTAGTAGTTCCATTTATTTGGCCTTACTTTGCATCTGGAATAAGTAAAGTTGGATATGTTATTCAAAAATCTGGTAACTTTGGTCCTTTCTTATTTGGAGCTGGAGAAGTTTTATTATTACCATTTGGATTACATCATATCTTAGTCGCTTTAATAAGATTTACTGAAGCTGGAGGTAGTTATATAAACCAAGCTGGAGAACAAATTTTTGGAGCATTAAATATATTTTATAATCAATTTGCTCAAGGACATGAATTTGTAAGTACAGAAGCTACTAAATTCTTATCTCAAGGAAAAATGCCTTCTCTTATATTTGGATTAGCTGGAGTTGCTTTTACTATATATAAAACTTCTTTCTTAGAAAATAGAAAAAAAATAAAAGGTCTTTTAATATCAGCTGTTATTGCTTCTGCTATTGGTGGAATTACAGAACCTATATTATTCTTATTCCTATTTATAGCTCCTATCTTATATCTTTTCCATGCTATAATGTATGGTTTAGGATTTTCTGTTATGGCTATTCTTGGAGTGAAAATAGGAAATACAGATGGAAATCTTATAGATTTCTTTGTTTTTGGAGTACTTCAAGGAACTTGGACTAAATGGTATCTTGTAATTCCTGTTGGTATAGTTTGGTTTTTCGCTTATTATTTCGTATTTAAATGGTATATTGAAAAACACAATATTCAAACTCCAGGTAGAGATTCTTCAGAGGAATCTAAAGAAATATTAGAATCTGGTGAATTAAATAATTATACTGCTAAATTAATGTTAGAAGGTTTAGGAGGAAAAGATAATTTAGTCAATATTGATAACTGTATAACTAGATTGAGACTTACTTTAAATGATGCTACTATAATTGATGTAAATAAAATTAAAAAAGCTGGAGCTATTGATGTTGTTAAATTAAGTAACACAAATATTCAAGTTATAATAGGACCTAAAGTTCAAGTAATGAGAAAACAAATTGAAAAACTTTTATAA
- a CDS encoding class I mannose-6-phosphate isomerase, translated as MYNKLPFIEVIDNSKEFWSGYEDIISKINQKIVSNNCNIVIDWYHGVDESEVINNFINLLPGKKYFVNQFKLSETEILNKIDRFLTDDRVFGYMCPFNLIDFFNKNKIEEFKNSLSEKKEGINIYYGIGASLFVDNPDMTIYLDMARWEIQQRFRDKSLDNWGANNHNEDVLKKYKRSFFIEWRMLDKHKRKLFDKIDFLIDTNIKNQPKMLSGDAFREGLNNATKTPFRVVPFFDPGVWGGQWMKEVCDLDRTKENFAWCFDCVPEENSLLLKGEKDIVIEIPSLDLVLYRPKELLGEQVYARFGAEFPIRFDFLDTMDGQNLSLQVHPVTEYIQEKFGMHYTQDESYYMLDAKEDACVYLGVKKGINPKKFISALEKANTGKEIFDDSKYVNKFPAKKHDHFLIPSGTVHCSGKNSMVLEISSTPYIFTFKLWDWSRVGLDGLPRPIHIEHGKEVIQYNRDTDWVKENLINNIQVLHEEEGIIEERTGLHKLEFIETRRHWFSKPVLHKTNGNVNVLNLVEGEEAIIKSPTNQFKPYKVHYAETFIIPGNVDEYIIEPCGKSLGKTIGTLKAYVRF; from the coding sequence ATGTATAATAAATTACCTTTTATTGAAGTTATTGATAATTCTAAAGAATTTTGGTCTGGATATGAAGATATTATTTCTAAAATAAATCAAAAAATAGTATCAAATAACTGTAATATTGTAATTGACTGGTATCATGGGGTAGATGAAAGTGAAGTTATTAATAATTTTATAAATCTTTTACCTGGAAAAAAATATTTTGTTAATCAGTTTAAATTATCTGAAACTGAAATTTTAAATAAGATTGATAGATTTTTAACTGATGATAGAGTATTTGGTTATATGTGTCCTTTTAATCTAATTGATTTTTTCAATAAAAATAAGATAGAGGAATTTAAAAATAGTTTATCTGAAAAAAAAGAGGGAATTAATATTTACTATGGAATTGGAGCTTCCCTATTTGTTGACAATCCAGATATGACAATCTATTTAGATATGGCTAGATGGGAAATTCAACAACGTTTTAGAGATAAATCTTTAGATAACTGGGGAGCAAATAATCATAACGAAGATGTCTTAAAAAAATATAAACGTTCTTTCTTTATTGAATGGAGAATGCTAGATAAACATAAAAGAAAACTTTTTGATAAAATTGATTTTTTAATTGATACTAATATTAAAAATCAACCTAAAATGTTATCTGGAGATGCTTTTAGAGAAGGATTAAATAATGCTACAAAAACTCCATTTAGAGTTGTTCCTTTCTTTGACCCAGGTGTTTGGGGAGGACAATGGATGAAAGAAGTATGTGACCTTGATAGAACTAAAGAAAATTTTGCTTGGTGTTTTGATTGTGTTCCTGAAGAAAACTCTCTTCTATTAAAAGGTGAAAAAGATATAGTAATTGAAATTCCGTCTTTAGACCTTGTTTTATATAGACCAAAAGAACTATTAGGCGAGCAAGTTTATGCTAGATTTGGAGCTGAATTTCCAATAAGATTTGATTTCTTAGACACTATGGATGGACAAAATTTAAGTTTACAAGTTCACCCTGTAACAGAATACATACAAGAAAAATTTGGAATGCATTATACTCAAGATGAAAGTTATTATATGTTAGATGCCAAAGAAGATGCTTGTGTTTATTTAGGTGTGAAAAAAGGAATAAATCCTAAAAAATTTATATCAGCTTTAGAAAAAGCAAATACAGGAAAAGAAATTTTTGATGATAGTAAATATGTAAATAAATTTCCAGCAAAAAAACACGACCATTTCTTAATACCTTCTGGAACTGTTCATTGTTCTGGTAAAAATTCAATGGTATTAGAAATTAGTTCTACTCCATATATTTTTACTTTTAAACTTTGGGATTGGAGTAGAGTAGGGCTTGATGGATTACCTAGACCTATACATATTGAGCATGGAAAAGAAGTTATTCAATATAATAGAGATACAGACTGGGTAAAAGAAAACCTTATAAATAATATTCAAGTATTACATGAAGAAGAGGGAATTATAGAAGAGAGAACAGGACTTCATAAACTTGAATTTATTGAAACTAGAAGACATTGGTTTAGTAAACCTGTTTTACATAAAACAAATGGAAATGTAAATGTTTTAAATCTTGTTGAAGGTGAAGAAGCTATTATAAAAAGTCCTACAAATCAATTTAAACCTTATAAAGTTCATTATGCTGAAACATTTATTATTCCTGGAAATGTAGATGAATATATTATTGAACCTTGTGGAAAATCATTAGGAAAAACAATTGGTACTTTAAAAGCTTATGTAAGATTTTAA